The sequence GAACCGGGGGAATAAAATATTCCCTGATTTTATTGCATAAGCAGTAAGCAGTAACAGAATAAATCCAAGAATTACAATTGATATTGCAATTAAAATTGTCAATTCTCCAATGAGAATTATAACAGGCATATAGGGCTGAAGAAGACTCAACATATTATTAGACCACGACTTTATTTCCCTTCTTTAATTGACAAATTGTATCAAGATCACGGGGAAGGGAAAATATTCCATATTCGGTAATAATTCCTGTAATAAGATCTGCCGGAGTAGCATCAAATGCAGGATTCCAGACCGGAACAGTTGATGGACCGGTAATACAATTCCGAACGCGTCGTACTTCTTCCGGATTCCGCTCTTCTACGATTACCAAATCCTCCCGGCTCTCTTCATCGAATGTAGAGAGGGGAGCAGCAATGTAAAAAGGGATATTATGTGCTTTTGCACAGACCGCATGCATGTATGTTCCAATTTTATTAAAAACTGCATCAGATACGATCCGGTCAGCACCAACGACAACAAGATCGATCTTTCCTTTCCTCATAAGAACTGCTGCCATGGAATCAGTAATGAGGGTCACATCAATACCGTCACGAAGCAACTCCCATGTAGTTAATCGTGCTCCCTGCAAAAGTGGACGAGTCTCACAAGAATAAACAGAGATATTTCTTCCAGATTCATGGGCAGACCGGATAACTCCCAGAGCAGTACCCCATTCAGCACAAGCAAGAGCTCCGGCATTACAATGAGTTAGTATTCGGGCACCTTCCGGAACAATTGAAAGGCCTGTTTTTCCTATTGCATGACAAGTCCGACGGTCCGCTTCAATAACCTCATGTGCTGCATCTACCGCATGACTTTTTGCTTCTTCTATGGATTTTGATGATTCTATTGCAGAAAGAACCTGATCAATACCATAAAAAAGATTTACTGCAGTAGGGCGAGTACTTCGAAGGAGATCTGCATCAGACCTGACACCAGATAAAAATTCAGGAAGAGAATCATCCCTTGAAAGCAGAGCTGATAAGGCAACCCCACATGCCCCCGCACATCCTAAGGCAGGAGCCCCCCGAATTCCGAGCCGCTTTATTGCATCAGCTAAATCCTGAACAGTACTCGCCGTTCTTACTTCATATACATCAGGAAGCAATGTCTGTTCAATATATTCTATTGATGGAATATGGGGGTGGAAGAGAATGGGACGAAGTGGCTCCATGCTTACCCACGCATCATGGTCATAACTGCCTGCATAGCAGCAGCCCCGCCTTCCATGACTGAATCCGGAATATCCATCGGTTCTTTACATGTTCCTGCTATAAAAATCCCGGGTTTTAATGTTTTGACAGGTCCGCATTTCTCATCTGCGCAGCTGAAAAACCCGGTATCATCACAGGTAATACCAAATTTTTCAGCAATAGCCGATGCATCTTCATTCGGACGAATTCCAACTGATAAAA comes from Methanospirillum hungatei and encodes:
- the mtnA gene encoding S-methyl-5-thioribose-1-phosphate isomerase is translated as MEPLRPILFHPHIPSIEYIEQTLLPDVYEVRTASTVQDLADAIKRLGIRGAPALGCAGACGVALSALLSRDDSLPEFLSGVRSDADLLRSTRPTAVNLFYGIDQVLSAIESSKSIEEAKSHAVDAAHEVIEADRRTCHAIGKTGLSIVPEGARILTHCNAGALACAEWGTALGVIRSAHESGRNISVYSCETRPLLQGARLTTWELLRDGIDVTLITDSMAAVLMRKGKIDLVVVGADRIVSDAVFNKIGTYMHAVCAKAHNIPFYIAAPLSTFDEESREDLVIVEERNPEEVRRVRNCITGPSTVPVWNPAFDATPADLITGIITEYGIFSLPRDLDTICQLKKGNKVVV